Within Mauremys mutica isolate MM-2020 ecotype Southern chromosome 24, ASM2049712v1, whole genome shotgun sequence, the genomic segment GCTACTCTCTGTccagtcagggggtggaggtgacgctccctccctggaccccgctgTGCGGAGCTGGCTCGAGCCCCCCAGCCATTGCCCCCCCAGATAGAAGTAAAACTCTGCCCCTGCCCAAGGGTCCCCCCGGCCCAGAGCCCCGAGTTTGCCCCTCTGCCCGCTGGGCCCTGGCGTTTTTGCAGCATGCTGAGGGGAGCTGCAGCGAGGGAAAGGTCGAGACCCCCAGTGCCAGAGGTCTGTAAGATCAGGAATGGGGGTGTGGAGAAAATGACGAATAGGTGTGAATATTTGCTGCTTCATATAACACAGGAACCCGGGGTCACCCAACGAAAtcaagaggcagcaggtttagaacaaacagaAGCCTCCAGGAGACGGTAGCGtccctagggcaccactagggcCAGAGAGCAGAAATGCGCCACTCCTAGGTGGGCTCTGGCCCTCTGGGCAGTGACCGACGACACCATGTTTTCACCCCTCAATGCCCCCGTCCTTCACCCACATCAGCCCCTTGGCTCCAGGAGTCGAGACGCCCCATGTgtcccaggagccctggctccccagtgccagggagtggggcaggaatgTAGCAATCGCAGCGCccgcccacccacccccaccagccccccgcGGCCTGCGATGCATCCAGCGCCTGGAGGAAGTGAAGTGCTCTCCTCTGAGGTCAGTTTCTGCAGCCCccacctccatctcctcccaGGCCTGCAGGGCGAGAGGCaaccagcttctcccctccccagcctccacGCTCCCCTCCCCACCGCAACCCCAACAGGTCGCCGGCCATGGCGCACCCGCTCCCTGCACTACACAGGGGTTCGGTGAGATGCTTTCTCTCCCACGCACGTACCGTGGGCACGAGCTCTCGCTCCGACCTCCAGAGAGAGGTGCCATGGGAGCCCTGGGAAataagagggagagaaagggggagcaggggagcgggaatcaggactcctaggttctacgCTTGGACCTTGTAGTGGGGTCTAGTTTATGGGAGTTAGCTACCGACTTGCACCTAACCCTCCTGGGAGTCAGACCTCCTGGGTTTTCTACCCAACTCTGCCAATATCTCCCCACTGGGGACCAGAccttccccgctctgtgcctcagtttccctatctgtgcaACAGGGCGAACAGCTCCCCCTGGTGGAGGTGCCCGTTTAATTCATGACCGCCCACCTGGGAAGCTCCAGGTGGCTGGGTCATAGAGCTGCCGTGCGTCAGTACCCCTGCTGCAGACAGTCCCCCGGCACAGCAGCTCTCCGCAGAGGCTGGGGGGTAGAGAGAGAGCGGGCGTCTCACCTGAGCGACAGGGAGTAGTCATGGTGGCTGGTTTCGCTGTTCCGCACCAGGTAGCTGCCTTCTTTGCACAGAGTCAGCAGGGTCTCGGCGTCCGCTCTGCTGATGGAGCCGTGGTAccacctggggtgggggaaagggagagggtCACACAGCGACAGACACAGAGCTGCCAATGCTCACGATTTCACCATCAGCCTCGCGATGTCTGCTGCTTTTAGGAACGTAGACCACGGGGCTAGACGGGAGCTCCTGGGTCTTTGGGccagtcccctgctatcccagGCAACCCCATTGTATCATCCCGGCCATAAACCTAGCAAGCTCCATCTTCAAACTAGCTAGGTTGGCTTCCCCTACtcctcctattgggaggctgctccagaacctccCTCCTCACAAACCTTGTTTTAATTGCCTGCCTTTTCTCAAATCCCCAGctactggagtcatgtgaatacaggagaatctcagctttcctttaaaAGATTAAGTGGGCTTCTAGCTCTcctagttgcagagaaaagcctgaaaacgcAACCCAGGAGCCCCCTGAAGGCTCAGAACCAAGAAGGTAAATTGAAAGAACCTCCTGTCCGCAATGTTTTTAATCCCAGGATTGTTCAAGGCCATCTCATGGTTTTTGGGGGCCTGACCCAGGAACTTTGAATGCTGGGGGTTTGCCGCGCTGCAGGCAAGGTCCATGTTATCATGGCAAGCGCACAACCCCCTGTCCCCGTCCCACCCATAAAGCTTCTTCTCCATCCCCCTGGAGACCAGTGGAGAGTGGGAGCAACACGCTACCACAACCTTTGCCCTGGTGTGACTGACCACCCAAGACATAGGGGGACTGACAGTGGAGCCTGCTGCTGCAATCAGCTGGGCTGCAGGACACGCAAGCCAGGCCTgtccgcagggggcactctggaaTGACTTAAATACCTGCCCCCTGTGGGCCCTGATCCTACGTTCAGGTATGGTGGCAGCAGTGCTTTCTGGGCACGTATCCCAGAATGCCCAGCGGTGCTCCGATCTGTGGTGCATTGTGGGGCGATTGCAAAACGTCCCCGGGGAGGAGAGAGGTCAAACTCCCAGAATTCCTTCCTCCTGTGACCGTTTCCGTGGCACGTGACGGTGCCAGCGCTGTGTTCTGACTAATGACCCGTACACACACCTCGCCCCAGTGCACCTTGGGAGGAATGCATCAGGGGCTCAGTTGGCCACAGTTGCACCCAGtgtggctggcttgggggggTGGCACACCCTCAGCTCCCGCCCTGTGGGGCCTGCCATCAGGGCTCCGGAGCAGGCAGGGAACTGTGGATCTACAGGTCGCTGGTGCCCATCCCGCTGCCCGGCTTGCCCGCCCCTGGGACTTACACCTGCTTCTCCAGTGGCAGCGAGGGGTCCACGCGCTCGGCCACGGGGGGGCTGCACTCTGGGCTCTGCGATCGGCCGTGCTTGGGGCCTGCCGTCAGGTGCTTCGGCGGCCGACGGGAGGAGGGGCGCTCCCAGTCGGGGTTCTCGAACTGCACTGcttgggtgggggggaaaaatgcgttacatggggggggggagaggtggcaggctGCTCCTGGTCGGGCCGCGGTCTCCTGCccaagctcagctgagctccgagTCCCCCTTGCTGGCTCCACCCCCCGCTCCCAGGGAGCCCAAGTCTCTTGGGCCCCACTGACGTCAGTAGCTGGGCCCCACACCTGGGTACCTGGAGGACACGGCTCCCGTCTCCAGCCAGTATCATTGGTCCAGGTGAACTCCTGCCCCACAAATGCCACCCCGGCCCCGTACCCAGCCTGGTGGGCAGAGCCTCAGTCAGGCCCAACCCTTCCTCAGTCCGATTCCTCTGAGCTTCAGCCTGCGTCCCCCGGTGCCCGCCTGCCCACGCGCCCATcgagctgggggaggctgagcgCCCGGAACCCTGCGCATTCAGAACCCAAGCAAACGACGTCAGACGCCGGCGCTCGGGGTCCAAACTCTGCCCTCAGCCCCACTCTCTGTGcctgctcccagcacccctcGGCCTCGGGGGAACCCTGCACCCCATCGCCCCGTTACATTGCTCTGCTCCTTCGGCTCACTGGGCCGGACTCAGgggccactgaagccaatgggaagacGGCAGAGGCCGCAGACTCAGGCCTGTGGCTTCTTTGCAGCCGGGGTCTGTAACCCCGTGGAGCCTGTCTGGGACTGGAATGGAGCCCCTGGCCTGACGGGCCCTTAAGGTGCCATTAGTAATGCCACATCCTTTCCCTCTGACGCCATCTCCTGCTGCTGCACCGGGCAGGAGGCCGAGGTGCCAGGCCGGGGTCAGGGCGTTGTGGAGAGTCCCCTTGGCATTCCCTCCCTTTCCTGGCACCATCATGCCTGGCCCTTGTTAAAAATGACATCCCGATGGCCTCTTTCACCctaaggatcccaaagcaccatGGGCCTGCAACCCCAGTGACACGCAGCCCACCCAGGGCATCAGCTGGACACACAGGCTGCCCCCTGGGGGTCATGGGGAGCGTAGCCCTGACCCGACTGgaaaggcagagcaggggggattTCAGGGCTCGGGGTCTTCCCGGAAGGGCCTGGGCAGAATGAGCTTCCTGGGAATTTCACAGCTGAGGCTTagccccagagccacccccctccccgggctccAGCAGAGCCCCGTGTTTCTggcactgcccctgcacccctccccacagAGACTGGCCCGTCCCTGGGGCGTTGCCTGCTCAGCCGAGCGGGGCAGGACCCACCTGCAAAGGCCCGGGAGATGTGGTCTTTCTTCCACTCCCAGGGCTGATCGTACTCGTCCGCCGGCCGCTCGTCATCTTGGGGCAGGCGGCTCTCGCGGGCCGGGCTGGCCGGGCCACCCTCGGGGTCTCGCTCCTGCTCCTCATAGGGGGTGTCGTaaagctgcagcccctgctggcaCTTCTGCCCCCACCGGCCCTCCCAGTCGCCTTTGCCCTGGAGATCTGGGAGTCCAGCAGAAGGGGATTAGTTGGGCAGGGCCAAGGAGCCCGTGTATAGACGTGTGCCAGGGCAAGGAGGGCAGACAGCAGGAGGCCACCTGCAGacgagggggtggggaggggggcagtagaTGCTCATATACATGGTGGGATTGGGTGCCAGGCAGCAGGTGCACAGATGCATGGCGGGGGGGGGTACACTGGGTACCAGGTGCCCATGGACATGAGGGGAGATTGGGTGCCAGGGGCCCATGTGCCTGGGGGGAGATTGGGTGTCAGGTGCCCACGTGCCTGGGGGGAGATTGGGTGTCAGGTGCCCATGTGGATGGGGGGAGATTGGGCACCAGGTGCCCACATGCATGGGAATACATTGGGTGCCAGGTGCCCACGCCCATGTGGGGAGATTGGGTACCTGATGCCCATGTGCCTGGGGGGTATACTGGGTGCCCCCCACTCACCCGAGGGGCTAGCTAGCCAGGCAGGGGAGTTGATAACAGCCTTGTCCTGCCCCTTGGGCACAGGTCCCTCAGTGAGAGCAAGAGGCAGCATCACcgggccctgccccagcctccgGGTGCAGTCGCAGCTGGGAGCCACTCCATGCCcagcaccatgcagcacagagtctCCCCGGAGACTGCTCCTGCCCTGGTGTCTCTCACCTGCCACCACCCGCCGGGCGTCGTAGGGCTCCATGTAGCCGTTGTTCTCCAGCACCAGCTCCTCGGCGTCCCCTGGCTGCTCCCGGCGGGCGTCGAAGGGGTCGGAGTACTCGCTGTCGCCATCGCCCTGCGGGCAGGAGGGCTACAGTCAGCGCAGAAAGGGCAGGGCCGGGCTCAGCGGCACCCAAACGCCCCAGCTGCAGGAGCGGCCCGGGGAACCAGCCCGGGGCACTGACCAGCAcgagtccctctcccccagcacacgGATCAGAGACAAAGGGACTTCACTGCGTCCACACggatgaggaaaggttaaaactgAGCAAAGACGCCTGAAGGGGGATCTGAGATCAGTCTTCAACTTGAAGTATGtgaagggttgttataaagactATGGTGACcagctgttctccatgtccactgaaggcaggacaagaagcaatgggcttaatctgcagccagggagagttAGGGTGGATATCAgagaaaactttctaactctcagaGGCGGGAAGCTCTGGATCAGgctgccaagggaggttgtggaatccccgtcatttggggttttaaagaacagggttatttggtcctgcctcagtgcagggtgcTGGACTCGGTGATTTCTCTATGGACATGGGAGTTAAACTAGGAATCCAGTCAGAGCCAGGTAGCAGCCCGAACCCGAGGCCACCAGCAAGCTCATCTCATCAGAGGCCAGGTGAAAAGTGCAGAGAGAAGGAGAGGAGCTGTGAGCCTGGAACGCTCTGAGTCCGACTTCCTGCTTTGACACCAAGTCTCTGCATGATCTCGGGCaagcccctgcctcagtttccccatcggtGACCAGGGGCTAGTGACACCTGCCTGCCTTTCACCTGCTTCCCGTGGGTTTGTTGGGGGATCTTTGCAGAGTGTGATGGAGAAGGAAGGCACTAAGACCCAGGGCCGCCCActgggagttaggctcctaaatcccactgaggatctggcctaagcTTTGTCGCAGCCGATCCCACGTCTCCGAAGGGCTCGAGTGTGAGAGGGGAAGGGCTATGCCCTGGGTGGAGAGGCGATGGAAAGCAAAGAAATCAGCGGGACTGCGTGGCTGTGCGGCtttggagcctttcacctctggggTTCTGCTCTgaatccaggctggggcagggatgctgGGAGAAGCTGGTGGCTGCTCAGTGCAGGGGGTTATTTGGGCTCAGGGCAATCTCAGAGCTGGCAGAATTTAGCGCTGCCGTCGCTGCCAGCCTCAGCAGGAGGGAGCCCGCTGTCCCCGCTCCGCCAGGTCAGGGGGTATAGGCAGGTAggctggacagagagagagagagagagagagtgtgtgtgtgagagagtgtgtgtgtgtggttgtgcaTCTGTGGGTGAGTGAGAGAGTGTGCATGGGTGAGTGTGTGCAgtgtgagtgtgtatgtgtgtgatagtctgtgtgtgtatgtgtatgcatgtgtgtgagtgtgtgtgtgcatgtgagtgtgtatgtgtgggtgagtgtggtgtgtgtgtgtgagtctgtgtgtgtgtatgtgtgtgtgcgtgtgtatgtgtgtggggggtgtgtgtgaatgagagcgtgtgtgtgtgtgtgaatgtgtgtgtgtgtgtttgtgtgtgaatgtgtgagtctgtgtgtggtgtgtgtttgtgtgtgagtgtgtgtctgtgtgtgtgtgtggtgtgtgtgtggggtgtgtgtgtgtgtatgtgtaccaGTGCGTGTCTTGTGCCGTGCCAGCCCAGAACGCACCCGTTCTGTGGATAAAGAAAACATCGGCCCGCAGCGCTGTcaatccccctccttccccagcgctcaATTCACAGACACAAAAGGGGAGAAATAGGGTAATTGCTTCGAGAGGCAATTTCCACGCGCCTGTCTCATTTGCCTGCAGCTCTCAAAACATTTCCTCCGCGGGCTGTTTGAGCGTGTCTAAGGCGCTGTCGGGGGCAGCGAGCCGGGGGACACGGCCTGGCAGCCGGGGATCAGAGATGGGGGAGCCGCCCGATTGGCACGGGGACACCTGCCCCTTCGCAGAGTGCAGGCGGAAGCTGATACCGCTGCTCATCAGGGAGGACAGAGTAaatggcagctgggctgggaatTTCGGATGCAGGAGAACTGGCACCTGCAGCTACTGTGAGGAAAGCCCAAAGGATCACCGCACCTCCTGCTGATCTCCTCACACCAGCAGCATGAGGCCTGGCAGGGATCTGGGTGGGAAAACAGGCAGGGGTACTAGGAGAGGTGCGTGCACTTCCTACTGAGTCAGCACTGAGTCCATGGGGCTCTGAGGAACTGTGTTTCAGATGAGTTATCAAACCCAGTGTGTGAGGACCTGCGCTCATTACAAACCCAGGGGCAAGGCATTAGCCCCTGTGTCCTGGTCAAATTCCAGATGGGGAAATGACTGGTTGGTTTCTTTTTCACCTCCTGTCCTGAACTATTGCGCAGTGTTGCTGTGTGCTCTTAAAGCTGCCATgttccagcccagaggtggctgcatttcagtgctggatgAGTGAGCCCTATGCAGAGGCACTGTTAAACACCTGTTGCCGTTCACccgagaggtggctgcatttcagccgtGAATGAGTGGTCcctgtgcagtgttgctgtgcgCTGCTAAAACAGCTGCcgcgttccaccccagaggtggctgcatttcagtgctgggtgagcGTTCCCTGGATCTGTAACGGGCTTTGGGATGAAAGGCGCTGCCTGACTGTCAGGTGTGTGTATGCAACCACATCACTG encodes:
- the SHD gene encoding SH2 domain-containing adapter protein D, coding for MAKWLKDYLSFGSRRSPPQPPKPDYTESEILKAYRAQKSLDFEDPYEDSDNKLEPDPGGPGSPNTAAAGGCAEGKYASPKHRLIKVESTDLNRSKALLATAAEELKGRQRQGDGDSEYSDPFDARREQPGDAEELVLENNGYMEPYDARRVVADLQGKGDWEGRWGQKCQQGLQLYDTPYEEQERDPEGGPASPARESRLPQDDERPADEYDQPWEWKKDHISRAFAVQFENPDWERPSSRRPPKHLTAGPKHGRSQSPECSPPVAERVDPSLPLEKQVWYHGSISRADAETLLTLCKEGSYLVRNSETSHHDYSLSLRSSQGFMHMKFTRTRESKYVLGQNSAPFESIPEVIHHYTARELPVKGAEQLSLLYPVAVQTL